A portion of the Aricia agestis chromosome 1, ilAriAges1.1, whole genome shotgun sequence genome contains these proteins:
- the LOC121727174 gene encoding uncharacterized protein LOC121727174: protein MTPSLKEMSRTILILYFCEICVSYNYTLDNSKGIFENFKLKYNKVYENNSVELEHFNIFVSNLNDIEKLNASETVTYTVNQFTDLDPAEVEERYAIHIKPYDITSNGTEDGKIQTQGTEQVTQTWNPSNLYNLDDSEQLFEEYLKKFKDKKYSKKFDRLKHYYRFVKTLVTINRERQEGSKYITRLDENADQLEEPLEYMY from the exons ATGACACCATCTTTAAAAGAAATGTCGAGGACCATTTTAATTCTATATTTTTGTGAGATATGCGTCTCGTATAATTATACATTAGATAACTCCAAAGGTATATTTGAAAACTTTAAACTGAAGTATAATAaagtttatgaaaataattcGGTGGAGCTGGAACATTTTAATATCTTTGTTTCTAACTTGAACGACATTGAAAAACTTAATGCCTCCGAGACTGTTACTTACACTGTAAATCAATTTACTGACTTGGATCCCGCTGAGGTGGAAGAACGATACGCTATACACATCAAACCAT ACGATATAACATCGAATGGTACGGAAGATGGCAAAATACAAACTCAAGGCACAGAGCAAGTAACGCAAACATGGAATCCATCCAATCTCTACAATTTGGACGACTCGGAGCAACTGTTcgaagaatatttaaaaaagtttaaagataaaaaatatagtaaaaaattCGATCGTTTAAAACATTACTATCGTTTTGTCAAGACATTGGTGACGATAAATAGAGAAAGACAAGAGGGAAGTAAATATATTACGAGATTAGATGAAAACGCAGACCAGCTGGAGGAACCCTTAGAATACATGTATTGA
- the LOC121730199 gene encoding uncharacterized protein LOC121730199 — protein MWKKVISLLMLAATMSAHRISQLQVPLYADPRRAAELTCHFDMAGQKLHSLKWYRDMSEIFRYNPSQTPSIRLFNVSGVMVQGGECQVESCTLQVMPAPLSMRATFTCEVSTEGPKFKIARESKQMTVVAMPSSDPVISGAPDTVKAGEQHLLNCTSDLSLPPAEIRWYIDDELQKLEPWQHTEQGDPQTGGVRSSWRTLRLVVPPLDSGALRVRCETVLDVEPPVVKHAEESIPIVSRTQLSKYVASGGTLTRQDLLILIVTSTIRIFLNL, from the exons ATGTGGAAGAAAGTGATATCACTACTGATGTTAGCAG CAACGATGTCCGCGCACAGGATCAGCCAGCTGCAGGTGCCGCTGTACGCCGACCCGCGGCGCGCCGCCGAGCTGACCTGCCACTTCGACATGGCCGGCCAGAAGCTCCACTCCCTCAAGTGGTACAGGGACATGTCCGAGATCTTCAGATACAACCCCTCGCAGACG CCCTCAATCCGCCTGTTCAACGTGTCAGGGGTAATGGTCCAGGGTGGCGAGTGCCAGGTGGAATCGTGCACGCTGCAGGTGATGCCCGCCCCGCTGTCCATGCGAGCCACCTTCACCTGCGAGGTCTCCACCGAGGGACCCAAGTTCAAAATAGCGAGAGAATCCAAGCAGATGACGGTTGTTG CAATGCCGTCTTCGGATCCCGTGATATCCGGCGCACCGGACACAGTCAAAGCGGGCGAGCAGCACCTTCTGAACTGCACATCCGATCTCTCGCTACCACCAGCCGAAATACGCTGGTATATAGACGACGAACTACAGAAG TTGGAGCCGTGGCAGCATACGGAGCAGGGTGACCCGCAAACTGGGGGCGTGCGATCATCCTGGCGGACTCTACGGCTGGTGGTGCCGCCGCTGGACAGCGGTGCCTTGCGGGTGCGGTGCGAGACGGTCCTGGACGTGGAACCGCCGGTGGTCAAACACGCAGAGGAGTCCATCCCCATCGTCTCGCGGACGCAGCTCTCCAAGTACGTAGCTAGTGGAG GTACCCTGACCAGACAagatcttttaattttaatagtgaCATCaacaataagaatatttttgAACTTATGA